One part of the Nostoc sp. PCC 7120 = FACHB-418 genome encodes these proteins:
- a CDS encoding LOG family protein, translated as MTSSASFETFESLQADLAELIDRLPTLKNRQLIYNALATIVRLADSDIERLDWKILSAALADMERGFQLFYDYRHVRKVTIFGSARLLPQAPEYQMAVEFGRAVTRMGFMVMTGGGGGIMQAGHEGAGRENSFGLNIHLPFEQQANPIIEGDPKLIHFKYFFTRKLFLLKESDAIALFPGGFGTQDEAFECMTLSQTGKFGPVPVVLIDHPGGDYWQSWSEYINQHLVKTGLVNPEDPNLYTVTDSLEVACDAITRFYQVYHSCRYVGDRLVIRLTQELSDAEVEQLNAEFSDILVQGKIEKSQSLPQENQDETVGLPRLVLSFNQRDLGRLYQMIAVINQMGIPATKEQVHPERK; from the coding sequence ATGACCTCATCTGCGTCGTTTGAAACATTTGAGTCTCTCCAAGCCGATCTTGCTGAACTAATCGATCGCTTACCGACATTAAAAAATCGGCAACTTATTTATAATGCTTTGGCAACAATAGTCCGTTTAGCGGACAGCGATATTGAACGTCTCGATTGGAAAATATTATCTGCGGCTTTAGCAGATATGGAACGAGGCTTCCAATTATTTTATGATTACCGACACGTCCGTAAAGTAACCATATTCGGTTCGGCTCGTCTATTACCACAAGCCCCAGAGTACCAAATGGCCGTGGAATTTGGCCGTGCGGTGACTCGGATGGGATTTATGGTGATGACCGGAGGTGGTGGTGGTATTATGCAGGCTGGTCATGAAGGTGCAGGACGAGAAAATTCCTTTGGGTTGAACATTCACCTACCTTTTGAACAGCAAGCAAACCCAATTATTGAGGGTGATCCTAAGCTAATTCACTTTAAATATTTCTTTACCCGCAAGCTGTTTCTCCTCAAAGAAAGCGATGCGATAGCTTTATTTCCTGGTGGGTTTGGTACTCAAGATGAGGCGTTTGAGTGCATGACTTTAAGCCAGACAGGTAAATTTGGCCCCGTACCAGTGGTTTTAATAGATCATCCTGGCGGTGATTATTGGCAGTCTTGGAGTGAATACATCAATCAGCATCTAGTGAAAACAGGTTTGGTAAATCCTGAAGACCCTAACCTATACACCGTCACAGATAGTCTAGAAGTAGCCTGTGATGCCATAACCCGCTTTTATCAGGTGTATCACTCCTGTCGCTATGTGGGTGATAGGTTGGTAATTCGCTTAACCCAAGAATTATCAGACGCTGAGGTTGAGCAACTGAATGCTGAATTTAGCGACATTCTAGTCCAAGGAAAGATTGAAAAAAGTCAGTCTTTGCCTCAAGAAAACCAAGATGAAACCGTGGGACTACCTCGCCTAGTTTTATCCTTCAATCAAAGAGACTTGGGACGTTTATATCAGATGATTGCGGTAATTAATCAAATGGGTATTCCTGCTACCAAAGAGCAGGTACATCCAGAGAGGAAATAG
- a CDS encoding GuaB3 family IMP dehydrogenase-related protein, translating to MEIQLGRGKTARRAYGIDEIALVPGNRTLDPSLADTRWKIGNIEREIPIIASAMDGVVDVKMAVRLSQLGALGVINLEGIQTRYADPEPILDRISSVGKDEFVSLMQELYAEPIKPELITKRIQEIKEQGGIAAVSATPVGASKYGEVVAKAGADLFFIQATVVSTAHLSPESVVPLDLAEFCRSMPIPVILGNCVTYEVTLNLLKAGAAAVLVGIGPGAACTSRGVLGVGVPQATAIADCAAARDDYYQETGNYIPIIADGGLITGGDICKCIACGADGVMIGSPFARAAEAPGRGFHWGMATPSPVLPRGTRIRVGTTGTLEQILTGPAGLDDGTHNLLGALKTSMGTLGAKDIKEMQQVEVVIAPSLLTEGKVYQKAQQLGMGK from the coding sequence GTGGAAATTCAACTTGGGCGGGGAAAGACAGCTCGTAGAGCATATGGCATTGATGAAATTGCTCTAGTCCCCGGTAACAGAACACTCGATCCGAGTTTAGCTGATACTCGGTGGAAAATTGGCAATATCGAGCGAGAAATCCCGATTATTGCCAGTGCAATGGATGGGGTTGTTGATGTCAAGATGGCGGTACGTTTATCGCAGCTAGGGGCATTAGGAGTTATCAACTTGGAAGGCATTCAAACTCGTTATGCTGACCCAGAACCGATTTTAGATCGGATTTCTTCGGTAGGCAAAGATGAGTTTGTCTCTTTGATGCAGGAGCTTTATGCCGAACCCATCAAACCAGAATTAATTACCAAGCGTATTCAAGAAATTAAAGAACAAGGTGGGATTGCAGCTGTTAGTGCTACTCCAGTAGGAGCCAGTAAATATGGTGAGGTAGTAGCCAAAGCCGGGGCAGATTTATTTTTTATTCAAGCTACGGTAGTTTCTACCGCCCACTTGTCACCAGAATCTGTAGTACCCCTGGATTTGGCTGAATTTTGCCGTTCTATGCCAATTCCCGTAATTTTGGGTAACTGTGTGACATACGAAGTCACCTTGAACTTGTTAAAAGCTGGCGCGGCGGCTGTCTTGGTAGGGATTGGCCCTGGTGCAGCTTGTACCTCTCGTGGGGTATTAGGTGTAGGAGTACCCCAAGCAACGGCGATCGCTGATTGCGCCGCCGCACGAGATGATTACTATCAGGAAACAGGTAATTATATCCCCATCATCGCTGATGGCGGTTTAATTACTGGTGGTGACATTTGTAAATGTATCGCTTGTGGGGCTGATGGCGTAATGATCGGTTCTCCCTTTGCTAGAGCCGCCGAAGCTCCAGGAAGAGGCTTTCATTGGGGTATGGCAACACCTAGCCCTGTATTGCCCCGTGGCACCCGGATTCGCGTCGGTACAACCGGCACGCTTGAACAAATATTAACTGGGCCAGCCGGGCTAGATGATGGTACTCATAACTTATTGGGAGCCTTAAAAACTAGCATGGGTACTTTGGGAGCAAAAGATATTAAAGAAATGCAGCAAGTTGAAGTTGTGATTGCTCCTTCTTTGTTAACTGAGGGCAAAGTTTACCAAAAAGCTCAACAATTAGGTATGGGTAAATAA